The Centroberyx gerrardi isolate f3 chromosome 13, fCenGer3.hap1.cur.20231027, whole genome shotgun sequence genome contains the following window.
AGGGAATCCCCAGcgacagcaaaacaaacaaggtGACAAGCTCTCCATGGAGCACCAGTGTAGCTGAACAGTATGCTTGAAACACAGCTTGGAGAATTACTGTATTGCAAATAGAGTACATACAGTGGCTATATTCAGATGCACAGAGTCACCTGGCTATTGACTGTACACCTGTTACGGGCTTATTCGgattaagctgtttacaggCAACTCTGATACTCTGCGATGGAGTCTGCCTGCTGCCAagaataaaccaattaacagaatattcctgtcacTTGCCAGctgccctctccctctttcactgaGCAATAGCCTCAAAGAAAACTGCTGGGATATTCCGATATTAGCCAGGATAGGAGGAGGCATATAAACACCTTATCTAatttactgttgattttttttgagGTTGTGCAAGTTGTGTTTCCGCagtaatattcagaatattttatttattcatgtgagATATCTGCGCTGTGGATATGAAGGTGCTCATAAACAGATTATCCTGAATAAGACTGGAATATAAGATGCTATTTGGTGTCTTGTGTGCAGTGGATTCAGTATTTTCTTCTCCTTTGCCCTCAGGACGGTGTTTTGGTGGATGAGTTTGGCCTGCCGCAGATTCCTGCCACATAAAGGAGGAATGGACGGACACAACTGCACTTCAACTGAAAACACTTTTATACGTAGAGTAACATTTATACATGAAAAACAGTTTGACCTGAGAACACTACTGTACTGGAGTTGTCTTGGCGTTGGGTTGTGTATTGTTACTACTACCATGCTAGCATGTGGCCTTGTAACATACCATACCTATTTTTTATCCTTGTTCCCCTTCTTCCTGCTGTCCATCGATTGTCAATCTtgctcatttacagtattatcTAGTGTtaattaagttattattatttcgTACTAATTTTATGTATGATGGCAAAGCCCCACCGGTTTGGTCATTCCGAGTTCTCAAAAGTGGAAACGATTCCCTCTCCGTCTGTTCAATATGTCTGCAGGTCGtttgaaatgaacaaaataaattacGCGTTTTGATTTAACCTTTAAGAATGTTTGATcattatcacattttttttacttgaggGAGGTGtcatcattttctctttcttccttttttcttcttcggttttgatttcttcttcttggtagACGGTTTTGATTGTTGGCGCTTTGGTATTTTGTTAGTGGAACCTTTGGGCTGCTGTGGGTTGAACTCCACTCGCAGGCCTTGGCATTTATCCTGTTGGCCAAGAGAATACAGAATAAATGGCATCACATATTATGTATCGGGgatggggccattcatgaattgaatagAGAATgtatggtaaattccaattcagttcctggagttggaattggaatgtgaatgtcacctgcagctctaaaaaaacagaattggaactgaattggaatgacaggaaacagaatcgAATTctattaaattccacttctaaaagagtttgtctcgactcgctaaacatgaatcaaataaaagacagttaaatcAAGTGCAGTCAATCATAATGCATGCTTTACATGATATGATATTCAGtactgataatatataacactacatgtaatatcagatatgtggtaagaaaaaaaaaaaaaaaacatggaatttcacagaatttcattgaattaactTCAACTTactgaaattccaattctgtttccattaggttttttcaaattccaattccaattcctcagttgaattggaattgatgagttcattcatgaattgaccccaaccctgttATGTATAAAGTGAGGTGGATTACGATCATCATTTTGTGGtaaattaactttttgtaaAAAGTTGAGCACTAACCTGAAAGCATTTTCGGCACGTGTCTGAAGACTTCATAAGGCCGATGAAGTCGCCCCTGAGACACTGTGCACAGTAACGGGTGCCACACCACCTGCACATGTATGTCTGTTCCAGGAATTATACAGAATTCAAAGTCCAGCATTCTCTGTTATGCTTTTGATGCAATTCAATTGTATTACCTTTGAAAATAATTTCTTACCGTGTCAACAATTGTGCAGCCCCACCTACACATTTTGCAAGATAGACCCCAAAAGCACTCAAATGTTCTCTCTATTATAGATGACCTTGCTTCTTTAGGGCTCTCAGTCCTCTGTTTACTTCATGGCTGTTAGGTGTGTATTGTAGTTTGTATTGCCAAGGTGACACATTTATTCATTGTACCTAACAATTGATGTTGGCAACAACCCACTGACGCCGGAAGAAATGTTATTCtttacatacattttcatttagagattttttggggggaaatgagTGTACAACTCAAAGTTGCATTATTTAGATCAGTTCCAGGTTTTGATTAATACAAATGTTGGTGCTGTCCCTGTTTTGTTTAACCATAGTGAGAGCTACTGTATAAACGCAATATTATAAAGCATTTGTTTTGTATGATAGCATTAATTGTTATCTTTACTACAGTCTTGCACCATGGATGTATTTTGTCTAGCACTATCACTATCCAATTGCTGTGACGCAATCAGTAAACACGCATGACGAGTTCCTGTCTATCCCGGAAGTAGTTAGCCAGCAAGccaacaacatcaacaagtgTGCTGTATGAGAAAAGGACGATAAAATGGCAGAGCAAACGATAACAGTGACCGTTGCATACGGTAAAATATTTTTGCACTACGTTACATTATAATGACTGGACGGTATTGTAGATAGTCACAACAATGGAAGGTTAATAATCATTAGAAAGGCTAGCTAACTACTGTTAGCTAGTGTGGCTGTGCTACAACTAGCTTCAAGCTAATGTAGCTTTTAGCTAACATTTGCTAACTAGTCACTTCCTTACCTTAGTTTAGGTAAAAATCTCTCCGCTGCTCACTAAATTAACCAGATACTGAAGACAAGTGAAACATTGACAACAACGGGGTGATTAGCATCCACAGCCTGTGGTTAATATAGCTACAGGGTTCGCTTAAATAAAGGCAGTTAGCAACATAACGTCCCTGTTAAGGGTTGTTGATGGTGGGGTTGCATTTATTAACCAGTGTGATTCAGCTCTAGTGACTCCTTTGGGGGTAAGGAATACATGATGCGTCTAATCTCTGTTGACACTAAATCCTATTGATCACCTCATCCCACATTATGATGCATTCATTTCCCGATAGCAGCACTGTCTTCCCAGCATTCCTCATACTCAGTTTACAGGAACCAAGGCCTCATTCAGTGGCTTGAATATCTTCATAATAATGTCAAGTCATGTGTCATTGCCATCTATTAAGAGGTTTGATCTCAGCTGAGCTTTTGAACTTAATGGCCCCCGAGATGGCTCTTTTAAATCACTGCAATAAAGCTGGAGGGCCCAGATGATCAATCAGAGTAGATATGTTGGTAGTGATTAGTACTTAGTTTCAACTGTAGGAGACAAGTGAGCCAAGCTGTTACAGAAAAAACACCTAAAAGGGAAGTCTCCATGCTAATATTTCCATTATTTCAGTCACACCCTTTACATAAGCTTGTATTTCTTCTCCCCACCCCAGGATCTACGAAGCACAGCATCACACTGACGGGACAGGATGGGAATGACCCCACTGTCAAAGACTTGTCAGATGCCCTCACTCAAGCTACTGGAGTCCCATCACCTTCACAGAAACTCATCTTCAAAGGTAGGCTGCAGAGCTCTCAGTTCATTCGCAACCATGTGCGCCTAAATATCAGATTTGATGATTAACACACCTTACATGGTATTTGTTCTGGCATTGCAGGGAAATCATTAAAGGATATGGAAGAGAGTCTGACCAGCTATGGAGTAAAACAAGGCTGTAAACTCATGATGATTGGAAAGAGGGTAAGATCCTGGACATGTGTGATGTCTCTGATGTGTGCCTGAATGGTGAATATTGAACTAATGAAATATTGACCATATTCTGTAAACAGAACAGTCCCGAGgaagaaactgaactgaagaagCTGAAAGACATTGAGAAGTCTGTGGAACAGATGGCTaaaaagctggaaaaagtaGACGGGGAGTTGACCGGACTCAAGAATGTAAGAATTCAATATGCATGTAAGATAAGGAGTAACTCGgctgctttgttttgtgttgtcatCCAACAGatttaaatgaaattgaaaGATTATGTCCCATTGACTCCACAGGGCTTCCTAGCCAAGGATCTTCAGGCAGAGGCGCTGGGTAAACTGGACCACAGAGTGAAAGTAGCAGCTGAGCAGTTTATGAAGATCTTGGAGCAGATCGACTCCATGGTAATCTTTTCCAGTTGTTTCCAGCTGTTTACACATTTTTAGGTGTTGTGTCTTGTGATCAGATCACTGTCCAATAAAGTACTAACAATCAACTGTCTGTTCTTTCAACAGACTGTACCAGACAATTTTaatgactgcaaaacaaagaaaaagggaCTCGTGAAGACGGTGCAGGCGAGTCTTTTTTTCCAGTTGTAGCAGTGTATTCAAAATGTTCATACTTAAATTGCAAATCTGTGAGAATACTGGATAATAATATTTAGTGTCATCATTTTGTGTCCGTAGGATTTCCTGGCCCAGTGCGACAAGATCGAGGCTTGCATATCAGACCACCTAGCAAAGATCCAGTCTAAAAACCTCGCCCTGGCAGAGTAGAGCAACAAGACCTCCCTATCATGTGCTATACATTGctctgtgagcaactgcaaacTGTACTGTAAGCTTCAGTTCTGGAGCAGGTCCGTGTCTATTTATTGTTGGCATGATGTGTGTAAGAATGCCCTAATGACGAAGAATCCCATGAACAGTAAGAGGTTGGACAGCAACACTGATAATGTTAGGAAATTGTTGGGTCTCACCTCTGAAAGAGCGCGCCTGGGTTACATTCTCAGGGATAAGACAGAGACAAGGTGCTTTCTGAGATATTTTAACCATAGACACTCTGTGAAAGGATCAGtggacattttcatttcaacaaagtATGCAGATGTTGTTGCAGTATATGTGCAGCTCCTTGAATCTTTAGATCCCATGAAAACACTGTCAGATGTTCATTGTCTTGCTGTTGATGGCGACGTCTTACTGCGGTCCAGTAAATCAGTAACTAATATCTCACCTACTGTGCGCAAAAACATACAGGAAACTGAAGTTATTTTCTCACTATTATGTACCCATTGCTGCAAACATCATCTGGAAATGAATATATGTATGTTGTATTCAATTTATAGTGAGGGTCAATAccaaaccagcaacctttgtTTAAGCCAATGACTGATCCTGTTACAAACCTTTGGCCACAAAGGATATCCATACATATTTGTGTACAGTGAATGATATCCCATTGGCTTAAAGTGTGTGtggtatttaaaataaaattggaTGATAACTTGTGTAAACTGTTGAATTGTCGTTGTCTGAAGCTATGATTCGAAACATCTTATTGGGGTGGGTGCTGGATTCTGTGTCAACTCTCAGTAAGCCTACGACATTCTTGAAAAATGGTATCTTGCTCTTGCAGCTCTTGTACGAGGCTCTTTAAGGAGATATTTCCTCTCAGCTCTGCTTtttaggttaaaaaaaaagacttggtAAATGAATATCACATGGGTGATTGAATTTAATCTCAAAACTTTAATCAGCTCCAAAATACAAAAGATTAAGCAAAACCGAGCCAGTCACAATAATAgacattttctctgtttcagaGTTTATTTCCAGCTTTATCCATATGATTTTCGTGTCATACATCTTCACTAGCTTATACAGACCCTTAGTGGTGCATCATAGATGTGCAAATGAGCTATGAtagaggtggggagggggcagAGTGAGGGTCCAGAGGTATGGTAGAACAGGCAGCTTATATAAATGACCTTCAGTAGGCTATACCACAGTGAAGCTTTGTGTCTAAATCAGGTGGAAACCCAATACCAACACGCATGATGTGCTAAATAAACATCGTCCAGTGATGATCCTGCCCCTAATCGTCCTTGTCCTTTGCACCATGCTTCAGGATGCGTGTGAATGCTACATAGTTGAAGTTGCCTTTCTTGTCGATGGGGGCTTCCCGGAAGAGTTCGTCCACCTCTTCATCTGTAAACCTGTCCCCCATCGTGGTGAGGAGCTCCCGCAGGTACTCCTCCTGGATCACACCTGTGGGCATCCAGACATGTTTTCTTACATGCTTAGGGAATGTGGATACCAGGCTGCTGCTATTACCATTAAAAAGTACACCATGTTGTTGTTGAATCCACTTAATAAAAAGGGAACACTTTTTTCTGTTGCCTTCGAGGATGCAACTGTTTTGAttaagaatcactttatttgccaagtgcaataaataaaatggaaaggaaaaggaaatttAAAGGAATTTATCTTGATGGCACTAGTACAGAGATCTATCGACAACTTGCACCATGAGGCATTGTGTGCATTCAAATTgaggaaatgtatggaaaattTGGCATCAATCTCACATAGGGCTTTAACACACCTGTGCCCTCCTCATCAAAGCAGGCAAAAGCGTTCCGGATCACATCCTCAGGGTCTGTGCCGTTCAGCTTCTCTCCAAACATGGTGAGGAACATGGTGAAGTTGATTGGGCCGGGCGCTTCGTTCATCATGGC
Protein-coding sequences here:
- the bag1 gene encoding BAG family molecular chaperone regulator 1, whose protein sequence is MAEQTITVTVAYGSTKHSITLTGQDGNDPTVKDLSDALTQATGVPSPSQKLIFKGKSLKDMEESLTSYGVKQGCKLMMIGKRNSPEEETELKKLKDIEKSVEQMAKKLEKVDGELTGLKNGFLAKDLQAEALGKLDHRVKVAAEQFMKILEQIDSMTVPDNFNDCKTKKKGLVKTVQDFLAQCDKIEACISDHLAKIQSKNLALAE
- the myl12.2 gene encoding myosin, light chain 12, 2, whose translation is MSSKRAKGKNTKKRPQRATSNVFAMFDQSQIQEFKEAFNMIDQNRDGFIDKEDLHDMLASLGKNPTDEYLEAMMNEAPGPINFTMFLTMFGEKLNGTDPEDVIRNAFACFDEEGTGVIQEEYLRELLTTMGDRFTDEEVDELFREAPIDKKGNFNYVAFTRILKHGAKDKDD